The DNA sequence ATGGAAGCAATTGCTGGTCTTTTCTTTGAAAGTAGTGGATTTGGGACATGGGAATTTGAAGACAGCCGTTGGTTTTGCTTCTTTCACTACCATTTTTGCAAATTCAAGCACGTTGTTTATTATGCAATAATTCATTGAACCTCCTAGTTGTCCCTATTTTTTTACCACAAATTTTAAAGTCCAACCCAccaaaattcatctttttccttttctttttgggtgcCCTCTTTCCTTTTAGCAAATGTAagaaaacgtttttttttttttcttttcatgttgACGGTTGCTTTTGTCGGAAGTATTGTTAGGTATTTTGTTTGATATATGATATTCAGTCGGAGTAAATTTCAACCATGTTTTGACTGATCAGTAGTAGTTTTACTCCAAACTATGTTTCGTAGGTTGGATTTTGAGACGTATGAAAAAGGGAAACAAAGCACTAACACTTCAATATTATGACCAACATTGCAAATCTTATTGATAGTGGCTTCCATCTTCCAAGAATCCTAGTACGAGTGTAGAGAAATACCAGATTTTGGGGGAGAAAAGGACTTAACAAGAGGGTTCACTCGAAGAATTTTCTTTACTCCCTGAGAATCCTATTTAATCCAGCATCAACAAAGGAATAAGAGGTAAAAATGGCTCAACCccaaaaccccccaaaaaaaaaagatgccatTCTGCAAGACCAACAATTTCGTATTTGTGATTATAAAAGAGGACTATTTGTAATTGCGTCTTATATTTAATATGAGTTTTCTCTTCTCCCATGAATACCTGGTGCTCACTACCACATAATTCACGTGGGGTTTGCTGTAGAAGGAAGACGTATAATAAAGCAAATGCATCAAATAGGTTTCGCATTCCAAAATACAAACCATTCacctgataaattttaattgacaaTCAAAATGCTAAAGGTGTGGAAATCATACTACACATTTCCTTTCAGTGGGGGCAAAGAAACCGTTAAAAGCAAAGCATATAATTTAGGTCATGATACAGGATGGTCCCACTGAAGCATTGGACCACATTATGGAATCAATTACAATTTCTCCATCATGGGTTCACAAATCTACAACTGTTCCCCTTATATGGCTCCGACGTCAAAATGTACAAACATTCTCAGCTTCTGCTTCTAAGGAAACACCAAAGGGGCATCCACAGAACGGCATTTTACACACAAGATTCGGCCACTCACGTTATGAACTGACCTTCTTTTTGTGCCAGTTTCCAAAGCGAGTCTCCAAGCCATTTGACAGATACTCGACAAGAATGAATCACGCCAAGTACCTGAACTGATTAGGGTTATCTTTGTCTCTTTCCAAGTAGTCTCGAGTGATCAGGTCCTCAATCCGCTTTTTAATGGCTTTGAAGTCAGGCTACAAAAGAGAATTGAATGAAAACCATTGGGTTAAAACTAAAGATATGAAACTGGAATCAGATCATATCAGGAGAAAAAGATACAAGTACTGCAAGAACCTTAAACATGCGACCCAACTGCTCGACACACTCCATAACTAACTGCTGGTGACCCAAAACTTTACGGCTCTTCATGATGCGCACAATTGAGGCATCAATGGCATACCGTCTGTCCTTGTCTACATCTTCAATTACTTTCTTCTTTTCATCCACAGGTGGCAGAGGGATCTGCAAaatgaacaatttaataaacCATCTCTCACacaaattagaaaagtaaagAGACAATTACAAGCTTTAGCATCTAGTTACCTTGATTCTCCTCATTTTATCAGTAAACTTCGAGTTGAACTCAAAGTGATCAGTAGGAGAGATTGTTTTTGTGTTAGGCTCCTTGTTTAGGATCTTATACTTGGCACATGACAATGAATGGAGCAGTCTAACAACATCATCATCGCTCAAGTTTAGCTGAGTCATGATCTCTGAATAACTCAATCTGTCTGAGGAATTGAATAGCAGCAGGGCAGATGCCTAAAAGGAGAAAAGAGAACTCCTCAGCAACAGAGAACATTATCACCCAAACCTCCACTCAACAACTAAATGTGGGGGATGAAAGAATCTACACTAAGAACTATGTAAAATATCACCTGATAAGTGGTGACAATCAACTCCATCGTTTTTGGTTCAAATTTGCCACTGATGTTACAAGTACCCAAGGAATATATCCATGTAAGTTTTCtatgctttgtttttgtttgatagAATTCCCTGAAGACTTCAACACACTTAacctaaaagaaaagaaattaaaaaaagatgtTAATAACTCCCAGAATGTTGTGTTGAACCTAACACACACTTAATCTTGGAATGTTGTACGCGTGTTTGAGAGAGGAGGGAAAAGAAGTTGGAGGGGAACAGAAGTTGAAATATACCATCTCAGCTGGAAGGTTGAGGTCGAAAGACTTGTAACTTGGCCAGAAGCCAGTGGTCAAAACAGTAACAGTCAAATCAATCCCCGGATTTGCCTGAGGGTTATTATTTAGGTACTCCTCAAAGCTGGTTTGATTTTCCTTCGCCAATGTCAAATCTGTAacctataaaaacaaaaatagcattTTCTCAGATTCCCACTTGTTTACTCACAtatacccccccccccccccccccccccaaaaaaaaaaaaaatatgtaaaaggaTTATCCAAGGCAACCAACCATCCCCTCCATCTTTGACGTGAACTGTCCACCACACTGCTGCTTAAGTTTTGTCAAAATACATCTCTCATGGTCATCATTAGCACTCTTATCAAAAAGAAGACGTCGAGCAAGCTTTTTCCTGTCAGTCATGCACCATTAATCAGTCAATCAAATTTCTTCTATTTTCAAATGAAACAGTAACATAACCATCTACAAcccataaagaaaagaaaattccaaaatGAATAAGTTTCTATTTCAGTTGAACGCTATCCGGTACCTATAGAATTCAGCGAACAAGTCTTTGTCACTAATATAAGCAAGCAGCTTGACGACCTGCACAAAAATTAAAGTTCGATCATAAAATTCAACATGTTTAACAAACTGAACACAAGCAACAGCACATTTCCGTGTAGCACACCTTTTCAAGTGTCTCCTCAATTGCTTCATCACTCAGTTTCTCACTTCCACCTTTCTTAAGGATATTATCACAAAATGTGGCTAATAGTTCAGCACTTGAGCTTCCAGCAACACCCTTATTGCAAAAGACCTCAAAAGCTTCCTTGAGGGCCTGCAGGGGAAAATCCAGTTTAGAGGAAGCATTTGCTGTGATAAATTCAATTGTGAAGACATTCAGAGATACAAACCTTGTGAAAAAGTGTATGATTTTGGAAGCAGTCACTGACATATGCTAGATATTTGTCATGCAGCTCAATGACTTTTCTAACAAAAACCTGAAGTAccaaaattaacattaattttcACCTAAGATAACCAGCCCAGCCTAAGTTTTAGAAGTAAGCCATGAAGCTACCTGTTCCTGCAGACCAACCACATCCTTCTTATCTGCCTGAGGCACAAATAATCAGCACCAAATACAGTGAGCAATGCAACCAGAGATAAAAAGAAGTCAATAATGGATGTCTTATGCCAATATAAACTGGAGAACTCAACTTTCAATATAAAAGGCATATCCAATCATTTGGCTGTAGATTTATGCAAAGAGAAAcatttgttttatttcataGTTCATGTATAAACTGCTTTCAGCATGTTTAACAGCTATGAATTGAAATATCAGTcaatataaaatgaatttccatagTGAAATGTTTATGCAGATGAATCTTTTCAGGCAGCATAcagttatattaattaaaataaaagatgttCAGGGCAAGGACCTTCTTGTTGCTAGCTGCATCTTCAGCCTGTTTGACTAAGGCCGTTCCTTCAGCAGTGACATGCTGCATCATGGAATATGATATAAGAACACATAACCATAagatgagaaaggaaaagatgtATAAGAAGCTAAACCATATTTGAAGTACACAAACCTGCTTAAATATGTTAGACACAGGATCCAGGCCTTTAGGTATCTTAGAAAAGAGCCTGAACATTCTAGACAAATCCTCTACCTGAAACAGCCAGCAATAATTGGTGATATGAaagacaaaaaatttatttgtttaacttATTTTCTCCAATTTAAGATATTACCTTATCATCTCTAAGTAAAGCATGGCATCCAGAGTGCTCTTTCTCAAGCAATTGGGTTGCATACACCGACAACAACTCATGTTGAACTTTCTACAAAAAGCACATCACAACCAAAGTAGTTAGAATCTAGAATGTCACAGCAAAAGatgaaaccaataaaataaattaccatTTAAGCCAAAACAAATTCCTAGATAAACATGCTCCATTCATATTCATAGACTAACTACACCTAAAAGGTGGATTTataatacaaaatcaataaCGAACCTCCAGCAGCTTTGGCTCACTACTAGAGTGCAAGTAATGAGAAACTCTATCTTTCTCCCGTCTTAAACATTCCTCTGCCTGGAATTTCCAACAAGATGATTAAAGATTAtctaatatggaaaaaaaatatgtgcTGCAACCACCTAAAAAGCACTAAAATTCTACCTTTAGCATATAATCTGGACAAGAATCTTCTAGAATCCAATTTGAAGCTTTTCGAGAATAATAGGCAGCAGTGTCTTTAAGCATGGCTTCTTCAAAATCATTTTCATAGTGATCCATTTGCCCCATCCCGACCTCAACAAAGATATCCAAAACATTCTTCAATAGAGCTCGGTCAATCTGCTCTCCTTCACGTTCTTGGTCAATCTGATTTGCAAAGTTTTGTCAAAACTTTTGACAACTACCAAAATAAGATCCCTGTCTTGGAAAAGGTTTTGAACTTACCAAAGAAATTACAGCATCCCTTACTTTTGCATTTACTTCCTGGTAGACCTGAATATTTAAAACAGTGGTGCACATCATATTATTGCAAAGAACAATAAAAAGAATACGCAACATATGACATGTTCCGGTCGTCGTGGCATACCTGATCACGGAAGCATGTGAGTCCAACCTCATTAAGGGGTGGAAGTGACCTTCGGGCAATAAAGTAGCGGTCCAGATAAAAGAAGAATCGAGAAAGCCACCTAACCATGATTTTATGGTTTGCCCATCTTTTCACAAGCTCTCTCAGCATAAATTCATCATGCTTCTCCCTTAGTGATGGCAAAACCTAAAAAGTGTGACAAACATTGACAAATTATACTCCGTAGCACACACATTTTGATCTTCTCAAGGATGCATTTCACAtgtatgaaagaaaattaacaaaaattcatCTAAAAGAATTCCTCACCGTTGAAGTAATATACTCTTCAAATGATTCTCGGTACTTGTCATACAGCTGCTGGGAGTAGTCATGTGGAGGCTTTTGAGTACACATGTTATAAATTGTCCTATAAGGATAACAaggacaaacaaacaaacatagaATTTCAGAATGTGCAACCATAAGAATAAAAgtgaaaacaaaagcaaaaagaaaacatcATACGTATAAAGCATGATGTAATCTTCAGCGCTGAATTGTGGCTCGGGCAGCCCTTCCAAAAGGTTCTTCAACTTTGTGATTCCCTTCTGCATAAAGTCCCATCCTTGATCTAGGTCAATTGTCTTGCGCTCGTTCATCGTCATCTTCCCACTCTTTAATTCTTAAAAATCTGCAAAATGGACAACGAATGTAAATATCCAAACACTTAGATTGATACTCCAATCAtactaaaaatttcataaacattACCCGAAATTAAAATCACCAaagcataaaacaaaaaccGAAACTAAATAAACCTTAACAATCCAATATCTTAGCAAATATCAAACTAAGATAAAAAGCCAGACAACCAGAAACCCTAATGTATGTTTGGCAGTTCAAAAAAAGatgaaacaaaacaaataacgTTGTGTCAAAGGCTAAAGTAGCTGCTATACAATTCCTTCCCTCAATTTCCAATCAACCTACCTCTAGATTACAAAAACCCCCCAAAAGCAAAATCAAAATGATACCAAAACCACAACCCAATAGCCCCAATAATTAacactcccccccccccccccccccaaaaaaaaaaaaaaaaaaaacaacaaaaagaatcATCGATGATCGGTAAATCGATTAAGAATTACGATCTcgaatatataaacaaaaactaaaaagcaAAACAGAAAGAggataaaaaagggaaaaaagaaaaaagaaaaaaaagaaaccagaCCTGATTTGGAAGGCGAAGAAACCCTAATAACAATCGAAGAAGACATATGAGAGGGAAAATCCTATAAATGGAAGGTGGAGCAATAGGTCGATGAAGACGACGAGCTCCTACAGAGACTTAGAAAATTTCTGCgatcaagaaaaaagaaaagaaaaaaacaacttaTTTTTTGTTGGGGGTTAGGGATCAGATTTGGGCTATTTCGGATTTCGGGTCCTCTATTATTTtcgttttaattattattattattattatattatttaaaaaaataaaaataaacgttcgtttatttgtaatttttatttatttatttattttttgcagtaAAGATCTTCACTTTTTCTTTAATGAAATTTGGACCTCTTTAGCCTCATTCATGGCGGTGGTAGGTGGACTTGTAGAGAGGaatttttagatttattattatttttattatttatttatttttatttatgagtaaacgactttgattttttttctacatatatatatatatatatatatattttaatagctGAGAGAGACTGATTTCGTATAATATTAAATGATCTCACTCTCCaagttttatttatgtttagatATCTAAtactaaatataaaaataaatgcttccaaaaataaatgaaaaggaaaaaaattatgttatgaCTTATATATGTTAGACTTGACTTTAAACATCATCAAAATATTGTTGGCACAGGTTGAATATAtgatttaaaacataaatttgataagtttaaaatttaaataattatttttattcatattcaGTC is a window from the Ziziphus jujuba cultivar Dongzao chromosome 11, ASM3175591v1 genome containing:
- the LOC112488829 gene encoding cullin-1 — its product is MTMNERKTIDLDQGWDFMQKGITKLKNLLEGLPEPQFSAEDYIMLYTTIYNMCTQKPPHDYSQQLYDKYRESFEEYITSTVLPSLREKHDEFMLRELVKRWANHKIMVRWLSRFFFYLDRYFIARRSLPPLNEVGLTCFRDQVYQEVNAKVRDAVISLIDQEREGEQIDRALLKNVLDIFVEVGMGQMDHYENDFEEAMLKDTAAYYSRKASNWILEDSCPDYMLKAEECLRREKDRVSHYLHSSSEPKLLEKVQHELLSVYATQLLEKEHSGCHALLRDDKVEDLSRMFRLFSKIPKGLDPVSNIFKQHVTAEGTALVKQAEDAASNKKADKKDVVGLQEQVFVRKVIELHDKYLAYVSDCFQNHTLFHKALKEAFEVFCNKGVAGSSSAELLATFCDNILKKGGSEKLSDEAIEETLEKVVKLLAYISDKDLFAEFYRKKLARRLLFDKSANDDHERCILTKLKQQCGGQFTSKMEGMVTDLTLAKENQTSFEEYLNNNPQANPGIDLTVTVLTTGFWPSYKSFDLNLPAEMVKCVEVFREFYQTKTKHRKLTWIYSLGTCNISGKFEPKTMELIVTTYQASALLLFNSSDRLSYSEIMTQLNLSDDDVVRLLHSLSCAKYKILNKEPNTKTISPTDHFEFNSKFTDKMRRIKIPLPPVDEKKKVIEDVDKDRRYAIDASIVRIMKSRKVLGHQQLVMECVEQLGRMFKPDFKAIKKRIEDLITRDYLERDKDNPNQFRYLA